A region of Dermochelys coriacea isolate rDerCor1 chromosome 1, rDerCor1.pri.v4, whole genome shotgun sequence DNA encodes the following proteins:
- the PRSS23 gene encoding serine protease 23, whose translation MAGVPTLILFLCTVKDVLPSNSRWKPTWPSYKVPVILPQSTLNLDKPQFDAETKLEVVSSCGLECHKRSPLPTYEEVKDYLSYETLYANGSLVETEVGIYIISRGGDGSQSRSRTKRQIYGYDSRFSIFGKDFLLNYPFSTSVKLSTGCTGTLVAEKHVLTAAHCIHDGKSYVKGAQKLRVGFLKAKVKDGSKGANITSSTMPEKMKFQWIRVKRTHVPKGWIKGNANDIGMDYDYALLELKKPHKRKFMKIGVSPPARQLPGGRIHFSGYDNDRPGNLVYRFCDVKDETFDLLYQQCDAQPGASGSGVYVRMWKRQRQKWERKIIGIFSGHQWVDMNGSPQDFNVAVRITPLKYAQICYWIKGNYLDCRDG comes from the coding sequence ATGGCAGGTGTGCCAACTTTGATCCTCTTCCTGTGCACTGTTAAGGATGTTCTACCGTCCAATTCCCGCTGGAAACCAACCTGGCCATCTTATAAAGTGCCAGTAATCCTGCCACAATCTACCCTTAATCTAGACAAACCACAGTTTGATGCAGAAACCAAACTGGAGGTGGTATCCTCTTGTGGCCTAGAGTGCCATAAACGCTCCCCACTGCCGACATATGAAGAAGTGAAGGACTACCTGTCCTATGAGACCTTGTATGCCAATGGTAGTCTTGTTGAAACTGAAGTAGGCATTTACATTATCAGCCGTGGCGGTGATGGGTCACAAAGCAGATCTCGAACAAAGAGGCAGATTTATGGCTACGACAGCAGGTTTAGCATTTTTGGCAAGGACTTCTTGTTGAATTACCCTTTCTCCACTTCGGTGAAGTTGTCCACAGGTTGTACAGGGACGCTGGTGGCAGAAAAGCATGTCCTTACCGCAGCTCACTGCATCCACGATGGCAAAAGTTACGTCAAAGGAGCCCAGAAACTGAGGGTGGGCTTCCTGAAGGCTAAAGTGAAAGATGGTAGCAAAGGGGCTAATATCACAAGCTCAACAATGCCTGAAAAAATGAAATTCCAGTGGATCCGGGTGAAACGGACACACGTCCCTAAAGGATGGATCAAAGGAAATGCCAATGATATCGGCATGGATTATGACTATGCCTTGTTGGAGCTCAAGAAGCCGCACAAAAGAAAATTTATGAAGATAGGTGTGAGCCCACCAGCTAGACAGTTGCCTGGAGGGAGGATTCACTTCTCTGGCTATGACAATGATCGTCCGGGAAATCTGGTTTACCGTTTCTGTGATGTCAAAGATGAAACGTTTGACCTTTTATATCAGCAGTGCGATGCCCAGCCAGGGGCGAGCGGGTCTGGGGTGTATGTGAGGATGTGGAAGAGACAGCGTCAGAAATGGGAGCGTAAAATTATTGGAATATTTTCAGGGCATCAGTGGGTGGACATGAATGGTTCCCCACAGGATTTCAATGTGGCTGTTCGCATCACACCCCTCAAATATGCACAGATCTGTTACTGGATCAAAGGCAACTATCTTGACTGTAGGGATGGATAA